From Pelosinus fermentans DSM 17108, the proteins below share one genomic window:
- a CDS encoding Nramp family divalent metal transporter, producing the protein MRKRLGLFLAVMGPGIVTAFADNDAGGIATYAAAGAKYGYGLLFIILISSFCLAIAQEISARTGAVTGRGLSDLIRELFGVKWTFFAMSVLLIANIGTTASEFSGIATSFEIFGVSKYIAVPIMAFLIWWLVLKADYGKIEKVFLVLCATFLSYVISGIIIDPPWGEVFVASITPTFSPDADFLIMAIGVIGTTITPWGQFYLQASIVDKGITAEDYKYTFWDVMFGAFFTWLIAFFIIVATAATLYANNIAIDTVKDAAMALKPMAGEYASLLFSFGLLGASMLAAFILPLSTAYAVCEALGFESGVSKTYKEAPAFFGLYTALIVIGAGLVLWPDLSLYQVMLTSQVVNGTLLPPILIFMVLIANNKSIMGNYVNSAWYNVVSWTFTVVLIVLTFMLLASTLMPDFMENLVKYLGL; encoded by the coding sequence ATGCGTAAGAGATTAGGATTATTCCTAGCTGTAATGGGACCGGGAATTGTCACAGCATTTGCCGATAATGATGCTGGCGGTATTGCCACCTATGCTGCTGCTGGAGCAAAATATGGCTATGGACTGCTATTTATTATACTGATCAGTAGTTTTTGCCTGGCGATTGCCCAAGAGATATCAGCAAGGACAGGGGCTGTTACAGGACGGGGGCTATCTGATTTGATTCGTGAATTATTTGGTGTTAAATGGACTTTTTTTGCGATGAGTGTGCTGCTAATTGCTAATATTGGTACTACGGCATCCGAGTTTTCAGGGATTGCAACTAGCTTTGAAATTTTTGGCGTGAGTAAATATATTGCAGTACCCATTATGGCATTTTTAATCTGGTGGTTGGTACTGAAAGCAGATTATGGAAAAATCGAAAAGGTTTTCTTAGTGTTATGTGCCACTTTTTTAAGCTATGTGATTTCAGGCATCATTATTGATCCTCCATGGGGAGAAGTATTCGTTGCATCAATTACGCCTACTTTTTCTCCTGATGCGGACTTTCTAATCATGGCGATTGGTGTAATTGGCACTACGATTACGCCCTGGGGACAGTTTTATCTTCAGGCATCGATTGTTGATAAAGGAATTACTGCCGAAGATTACAAGTATACTTTTTGGGATGTGATGTTTGGCGCGTTTTTTACGTGGCTGATTGCTTTTTTCATTATCGTGGCAACGGCAGCCACTTTATATGCGAATAATATTGCCATTGATACAGTTAAGGATGCAGCGATGGCATTAAAACCAATGGCTGGTGAATATGCCAGTTTGCTATTTTCTTTTGGTTTGTTGGGTGCCTCTATGTTGGCGGCATTTATATTGCCTCTTAGTACGGCCTATGCTGTTTGTGAGGCATTAGGTTTTGAAAGCGGTGTTAGTAAAACATATAAAGAAGCTCCTGCTTTTTTTGGTCTATATACAGCCTTAATCGTTATTGGTGCCGGATTAGTACTATGGCCGGATTTGTCGTTGTATCAAGTGATGCTTACCTCTCAAGTGGTTAACGGTACGCTTTTGCCCCCCATTCTCATTTTTATGGTGCTGATCGCTAATAATAAAAGCATTATGGGTAATTATGTAAATTCTGCATGGTATAATGTGGTCTCATGGACGTTTACCGTGGTGTTAATTGTATTGACCTTCATGTTATTAGCGTCTACGTTAATGCCGGATTTTATGGAGAATTTAGTAAAGTACTTAGGGCTATAA
- a CDS encoding magnesium transporter — protein sequence MNALKMVGEFYFSQLIGQSIYDKAGNRFGRVKDIAVRWEGVYPRVIGVKYANKIHNLIPIEWIVLRDNDRVELVENFTVDQTVPLHENDIYASKWLLDKQIIDIKGSKMVRVNDIILSWVVQDGKQHMVLVAVDIGVRGLFRRLGLEFLFTKFKQNWLILEFIKPLESWNSHLQLNRLKQQLTELHPADIAELIEEMDYKRRANFIENLDDQQAIDTLAELNLDTQVEIIEQMDAQRASDILEEMAPDEAADILGELPVEKSEGLLQLMESDDAEEVRELMQYEQGTAGALMTNEFIAFSSHITTEEAINQLRELSPTAETIYYLYVMDDEEHLQGVLSLRELIVAAPQTTLKELMHTKVAVVQDEDNYQKVAEVINKYSLLAVPVVDEQNVMVGIVTVDDILDILMPERGKLDTYSWFALTKTAGRGR from the coding sequence ATGAACGCATTAAAAATGGTAGGTGAATTCTACTTTAGTCAATTAATCGGTCAGTCGATTTATGATAAAGCGGGGAATCGTTTTGGGCGGGTAAAGGACATCGCAGTACGCTGGGAAGGCGTATATCCTCGGGTCATTGGTGTCAAATATGCAAATAAAATACATAATCTGATTCCAATCGAATGGATTGTGCTTCGTGACAATGACAGGGTAGAGCTTGTCGAAAATTTCACTGTAGATCAAACCGTTCCTCTGCATGAAAATGATATTTATGCCAGCAAATGGCTGCTGGATAAGCAAATCATTGATATTAAAGGTTCCAAAATGGTAAGGGTAAACGATATTATATTATCCTGGGTGGTGCAGGATGGAAAGCAGCATATGGTGTTAGTCGCTGTTGACATTGGTGTGCGTGGTTTGTTCCGGCGATTGGGTTTGGAATTTCTCTTTACAAAGTTCAAACAAAATTGGCTGATTTTAGAGTTTATTAAGCCCTTGGAAAGCTGGAATTCACACCTTCAGCTCAATCGCTTAAAGCAGCAGCTGACAGAACTGCATCCTGCAGATATTGCAGAATTGATCGAGGAAATGGATTATAAACGCCGGGCCAACTTTATAGAAAACTTAGATGATCAACAGGCAATTGATACGTTGGCAGAATTAAATCTGGATACTCAGGTAGAAATTATTGAACAAATGGATGCGCAGCGGGCATCTGACATTCTAGAAGAAATGGCCCCAGATGAAGCCGCTGATATTTTGGGTGAGCTGCCGGTAGAGAAATCCGAAGGATTGCTGCAATTGATGGAAAGTGATGATGCTGAGGAAGTTAGAGAACTCATGCAATATGAGCAAGGAACTGCTGGCGCCTTAATGACTAATGAGTTTATTGCATTTTCTTCTCATATTACCACAGAAGAGGCTATCAATCAGCTGCGAGAATTATCACCCACAGCGGAAACCATTTATTATCTATATGTTATGGATGATGAAGAACACCTTCAAGGCGTTCTGTCATTGCGAGAATTAATTGTTGCTGCGCCCCAAACTACCTTAAAAGAATTGATGCATACGAAAGTGGCTGTAGTACAGGATGAAGATAATTATCAAAAAGTGGCGGAAGTCATTAATAAATATAGCTTATTGGCGGTACCAGTGGTCGATGAACAGAATGTTATGGTAGGAATTGTTACAGTCGATGATATTCTTGATATATTAATGCCAGAGCGTGGCAAGCTGGATACATACTCCTGGTTTGCCTTAACAAAAACGGCAGGGCGGGGGCGATAA
- a CDS encoding DMT family transporter: MSILRSNLLLLLAAAIWGLAFVAQRVGMEYVGPFTFNGVRFALGSLSLIPLILYYQNRSPKDIQVEDNARQVIIAGMIAGVVLFIAATLQQIGLIYTTAGKAAFITCLYIVIVPILGILLKQYVSMSTWIGSVIAVVGLYLLCVKEGLYISYGEVLELIGAFFWAIHILVIDHFSCRVPVLKLAFFQFVTCSILSLIAALFLETIRIESIYQAAVPILYGGIFSVGVAYTLQVVAQKSAQPSHAAIILSMETVFAAIGGWLILNERLGFQETLGCVIMFAGMLLSQLQNLTRSKERVNDAIVDSDSNKLVP, encoded by the coding sequence ATGAGTATACTAAGATCGAATTTATTACTTCTACTTGCCGCAGCTATTTGGGGATTGGCTTTTGTGGCGCAGCGAGTAGGGATGGAATATGTAGGGCCCTTCACTTTTAATGGTGTGCGATTTGCTTTGGGGAGTCTTTCTTTAATCCCCTTGATTCTTTATTATCAAAATCGTTCTCCCAAGGACATTCAGGTGGAGGATAATGCAAGACAGGTAATTATAGCGGGGATGATTGCTGGTGTAGTATTGTTTATTGCCGCAACCTTGCAGCAAATCGGCTTAATCTATACAACGGCGGGGAAAGCTGCATTCATCACTTGTCTATATATTGTAATCGTACCCATTTTAGGAATTCTTTTAAAACAATACGTCAGCATGAGCACTTGGATTGGTTCTGTAATTGCCGTTGTGGGTTTATATCTTCTCTGTGTGAAAGAGGGTCTTTATATTTCCTATGGAGAGGTACTGGAACTTATAGGAGCTTTTTTTTGGGCCATTCACATTTTAGTAATTGATCATTTTTCTTGTCGAGTTCCTGTATTGAAGTTAGCTTTTTTTCAGTTTGTTACTTGTTCTATTTTAAGTTTAATTGCGGCATTATTTTTGGAAACGATTCGTATTGAGTCTATTTATCAAGCTGCTGTGCCCATTTTATATGGCGGTATTTTTTCTGTAGGCGTTGCTTATACCTTGCAAGTTGTTGCGCAGAAAAGTGCCCAGCCCTCTCATGCTGCCATTATTCTTAGCATGGAAACCGTATTTGCTGCCATTGGCGGCTGGTTGATTTTAAATGAAAGGTTAGGTTTTCAGGAAACGTTAGGGTGTGTCATCATGTTCGCTGGGATGCTTTTATCTCAGCTGCAAAATTTGACAAGATCAAAAGAGCGTGTAAATGATGCGATAGTAGATTCGGATTCTAATAAACTGGTACCATAA
- a CDS encoding ABC transporter substrate-binding protein yields the protein MKRITRLFVLFCIGAFTIAALGCGSSQNASSKNSGKVMIEYWHVNAESFGGPSVKQLVEQFNKENPDIEVVEKYNPDMYKGLTQNLQAAMASGKNPDVVQMGYSYLNYAGENLKYASIPDIITKLSPEDNTYLQDNFLPNVLALATTDDGKQIGLPYSVSVPVLYYNPDIFTQAGLDPNRPPRTWQEVTQYAKTIKEKTGITGFFMQEFADNWAQQALIESNGGQILAKKAGRTVAGFDTPEASAAYQVLADMVKSGDGLHATNEEGFQAFLSGKLGMVCTTIGKRDNFEKSAKFTVMATQFPSFEGKTRKLPAGGNLLMIFSQDPDKQKAAWRFVKYLESPEALALWSKGTGYLPPRKGVTEDPKGLKDFAEQNKNMQVAMSQMPEVVKWASFPGANGLQAEQALIDVRDIILSGKQSAADALKQAAAKINSML from the coding sequence TTGAAAAGAATAACTCGGCTATTTGTCTTATTCTGTATCGGAGCATTCACTATTGCAGCTTTAGGATGCGGCAGTTCTCAAAACGCATCCTCAAAAAACTCAGGCAAGGTTATGATTGAATATTGGCATGTAAATGCTGAAAGTTTTGGCGGTCCTTCCGTTAAACAACTGGTGGAACAATTCAATAAAGAAAATCCTGATATTGAAGTCGTAGAAAAATATAACCCTGACATGTATAAAGGGTTAACACAAAACTTGCAGGCGGCTATGGCATCTGGAAAAAATCCCGATGTTGTACAAATGGGGTATAGTTACTTAAATTATGCAGGTGAAAATTTAAAGTATGCGTCTATACCAGATATCATCACAAAACTATCACCAGAAGATAACACCTACTTGCAAGATAATTTCCTGCCAAATGTACTGGCTTTAGCTACAACTGATGATGGTAAACAAATCGGACTTCCTTACTCTGTCAGTGTACCTGTACTCTACTATAATCCAGATATTTTCACACAAGCTGGTTTAGATCCTAACCGGCCGCCACGCACTTGGCAGGAAGTAACACAATATGCCAAAACTATTAAAGAGAAAACTGGCATTACGGGGTTCTTTATGCAGGAATTTGCTGACAACTGGGCGCAACAAGCCTTGATAGAATCGAACGGCGGACAAATTTTAGCAAAGAAAGCTGGCCGCACTGTGGCTGGTTTTGACACTCCCGAAGCATCCGCGGCCTATCAGGTACTAGCTGATATGGTGAAAAGCGGTGACGGTCTGCACGCAACAAACGAAGAAGGCTTCCAAGCTTTCTTAAGCGGAAAATTAGGTATGGTATGCACAACAATTGGCAAACGGGATAATTTTGAAAAAAGTGCTAAATTCACCGTTATGGCTACGCAGTTTCCATCCTTTGAAGGAAAAACAAGAAAACTCCCTGCGGGTGGAAACCTGCTCATGATCTTCTCTCAGGATCCAGACAAACAAAAGGCAGCCTGGCGCTTTGTTAAATACCTGGAATCTCCTGAAGCCCTTGCTCTTTGGAGTAAAGGCACTGGTTACCTGCCGCCAAGAAAAGGCGTAACAGAAGATCCTAAAGGATTAAAAGATTTTGCTGAACAAAATAAAAACATGCAGGTGGCTATGTCTCAAATGCCTGAAGTTGTGAAATGGGCTAGCTTCCCTGGAGCTAATGGTTTACAAGCTGAACAAGCACTTATCGATGTCCGGGATATCATTCTCAGTGGAAAACAATCTGCTGCCGATGCTCTTAAACAAGCAGCTGCAAAAATCAATTCTATGCTTTAA
- a CDS encoding carbohydrate ABC transporter permease, which produces MLTIYGRTTNPMNRFTWQSALFLAPAATTLLLFAYWPLLQDIWLSFHSWNMVSPTMKFVGLENYLQLLSSAELIKILLNTVLYILVLVCVNFILPYLLSFIIAHRLNRFSFFYRSALFIPSTVSLAVASILFLWILNPLAGPLNIILSAIGLESPRWFKESGLVIIVIGLIIGWKVFGYNLILLVAAMVDVPKELIEAARLENVSNWQLFRRIILPMTSSTALYVFVITVVFGLQYVLVPVNMLTQGGPDQGSTNLVYIVYQYGFIFFQTGKASAFAIVTMLLYALFLLVKTKVLDKKVHYEN; this is translated from the coding sequence ATGCTTACTATTTATGGAAGGACAACAAATCCAATGAATCGTTTTACTTGGCAGTCTGCTTTATTTCTAGCACCAGCCGCCACTACATTATTACTTTTCGCTTATTGGCCACTATTACAAGATATCTGGCTCAGTTTCCACTCCTGGAATATGGTAAGCCCTACGATGAAATTCGTAGGACTTGAAAATTATTTACAGTTACTTTCCAGTGCCGAATTGATCAAAATACTCTTAAATACAGTTCTCTATATTTTGGTTTTAGTCTGTGTAAATTTCATTCTGCCCTATCTTTTATCCTTTATCATTGCTCATCGTCTCAATCGTTTCAGCTTTTTTTATCGTTCCGCCTTATTCATTCCCAGTACAGTTTCTCTGGCTGTAGCCAGTATTCTCTTCCTTTGGATATTGAATCCCTTAGCAGGCCCTCTCAATATTATCCTTTCGGCAATTGGTTTAGAATCCCCTCGTTGGTTCAAAGAGTCCGGATTAGTGATTATCGTTATTGGACTGATTATCGGCTGGAAAGTTTTCGGCTATAACCTCATTCTGCTAGTAGCGGCCATGGTGGATGTTCCTAAAGAGCTGATTGAAGCCGCCCGTCTAGAAAATGTCTCCAATTGGCAGCTTTTTCGACGCATTATTCTCCCTATGACATCATCAACGGCCCTTTATGTCTTTGTAATTACCGTTGTATTTGGCTTACAATACGTCCTTGTTCCCGTGAATATGTTAACGCAAGGTGGTCCGGACCAAGGCAGCACCAATTTGGTCTACATCGTGTATCAATACGGTTTTATCTTTTTTCAAACAGGCAAAGCTTCTGCCTTCGCCATAGTAACGATGCTGCTATATGCCCTCTTTTTGCTTGTAAAGACGAAGGTATTAGACAAGAAGGTGCACTATGAAAATTAA
- a CDS encoding carbohydrate ABC transporter permease, whose product MKINNYRDWYWHILLLSAVLIQLWPLLFMFSTSFKTMDQIFLSTLNPFPAKPVIDNYLYVLKNLPLVQYILNTLLIAGSITLAKIITSILAGFAFVYYEFSHKEKLFNTLLLTFFIPITVVMMPNYLLISKLGLLNTPWGVILPQLADGMGIFLMRQSMRNIPKPLLEAGRLENASPWVILTRIILPLIKPSVIAMGIVFFINSWNDYFWPLLILHDKPTYTLPLALQMFISAEGGSEWGIAMAVAMLTALPPLLLYLTCQRFIMNTFMQSGVKG is encoded by the coding sequence ATGAAAATTAACAACTATCGGGACTGGTACTGGCATATTTTACTCTTATCAGCAGTACTGATTCAACTTTGGCCTCTCCTCTTTATGTTTTCCACTTCCTTTAAGACTATGGATCAAATTTTCCTATCCACGTTAAATCCCTTTCCCGCCAAACCTGTAATAGATAATTACTTATATGTGCTGAAAAATCTCCCGCTAGTCCAGTATATTTTAAATACCTTATTGATTGCTGGCAGCATCACCCTTGCTAAAATTATCACAAGTATTTTAGCTGGTTTCGCTTTTGTTTATTATGAGTTCTCCCATAAAGAAAAGCTTTTCAACACATTGTTATTGACCTTTTTTATTCCCATTACCGTTGTCATGATGCCAAATTATTTGCTTATATCCAAACTCGGTTTATTGAATACGCCTTGGGGAGTCATACTGCCTCAACTAGCTGACGGCATGGGAATCTTCTTAATGCGCCAAAGCATGCGCAATATCCCTAAGCCATTGTTAGAAGCAGGAAGATTAGAAAACGCCAGCCCGTGGGTCATATTAACACGAATCATATTGCCACTTATCAAACCTTCAGTCATTGCTATGGGAATTGTCTTTTTTATTAACTCTTGGAATGATTATTTTTGGCCACTGCTCATCCTTCATGATAAACCCACGTATACATTGCCTCTGGCGCTGCAAATGTTTATCAGTGCAGAAGGCGGCAGTGAATGGGGCATTGCCATGGCAGTCGCCATGCTTACTGCCTTACCGCCCCTCTTATTATACTTAACCTGCCAACGTTTTATTATGAATACCTTTATGCAATCTGGGGTGAAAGGATAG
- a CDS encoding ABC transporter ATP-binding protein, producing the protein MNGIIFENVCKSYGETTVVKDLNMTIQEGERLVLLGPSGCGKTTTLRMVAGLENITAGTLKMGGQVVNTVEPGARNIAMVFQNYALYPHMTIWENITFGLFIQKIPIGEIKARTEQALEILNLSGYEQRKPNELSGGQKQRVALCRSLVKQAPYFLLDEPLSNLDAQLRLQARTELVKIHNLYRPTFIYVTHDQVEAMTVGQRIAIMNQGALQQLDTPDVIYQRPANTFVASFIGSPPMNLLQGAFRDGTLWIAGSRVNPPAKWHTLLAEHQELWIGIRPEQCCLSDTPMLHGQIEFVEHLGSQRCIHVRLHQDGQLLLCMLPADQPIPAGTVGVSFSWQHVNGFDRHVGKNIGLPNRISHNYAC; encoded by the coding sequence ATGAATGGAATTATTTTTGAAAATGTTTGCAAATCCTATGGTGAAACTACTGTGGTCAAAGATTTAAACATGACCATCCAAGAAGGTGAGCGACTCGTTCTGCTAGGTCCATCCGGTTGTGGAAAAACGACAACACTGCGAATGGTTGCTGGCCTGGAGAACATCACAGCAGGTACCCTCAAGATGGGAGGGCAAGTTGTAAACACAGTAGAACCTGGTGCGAGAAATATCGCCATGGTGTTTCAAAACTACGCATTATATCCCCACATGACTATATGGGAGAATATCACTTTTGGTCTTTTTATTCAAAAAATACCAATAGGAGAAATCAAAGCACGAACGGAGCAAGCACTAGAAATCCTCAATCTATCAGGCTACGAACAACGAAAGCCAAACGAATTGTCTGGAGGCCAAAAACAGCGGGTAGCTCTTTGTCGTTCGCTAGTGAAACAAGCTCCCTATTTTCTCCTGGACGAACCTCTTTCCAATCTGGATGCACAACTTCGCCTGCAAGCCCGTACTGAATTGGTCAAAATTCACAATCTCTATCGCCCAACTTTCATCTATGTTACCCATGACCAGGTAGAGGCTATGACTGTGGGACAACGAATCGCAATCATGAACCAAGGCGCTCTGCAGCAGCTAGACACACCAGATGTCATCTATCAGCGTCCTGCCAACACTTTTGTTGCCTCTTTCATCGGATCTCCTCCGATGAATTTGCTGCAGGGAGCTTTCCGCGATGGTACCTTATGGATTGCAGGCAGCCGTGTAAATCCCCCCGCTAAATGGCACACACTTTTAGCGGAGCATCAGGAACTATGGATTGGGATTCGTCCAGAACAATGCTGTTTAAGCGACACCCCCATGCTCCATGGACAAATAGAATTTGTCGAACATCTAGGCAGCCAGCGCTGTATCCATGTTCGCCTGCATCAAGACGGACAACTCTTGCTATGCATGCTTCCTGCGGATCAACCAATTCCTGCAGGAACAGTGGGGGTTTCTTTCTCTTGGCAGCATGTAAATGGATTTGACAGGCATGTTGGAAAGAATATTGGACTTCCAAACAGAATATCTCATAACTATGCATGCTAA
- a CDS encoding sugar phosphate isomerase/epimerase family protein, which translates to MLISLSNLSFIGFNYTALKQLPDSLGLEIFYEFGNHSHWDKVLKEIYPHQSPQNLSIHGPCIGVNLADENDSHYLAHYKDVFEFAAKWNAKFIVVHTNEEFTGDKTVVRQRVQHRLQELLLLSKNYEIQILIENVGLQPKDTLLFDWKEYLELLLMLPEAGALLDVGHAYINQWDLPDIIAQLGKRLIACHLHDNHGVSDDHLPIGQGTINWNVLFAAICSSAPKTTLVFEYANVDIQTALASIQVTENSYLVQAAEITQD; encoded by the coding sequence TTGCTTATCTCCCTCAGCAACTTATCTTTTATCGGATTTAACTATACTGCATTAAAACAACTCCCTGACAGCTTAGGACTAGAAATTTTTTATGAATTTGGCAATCATTCTCATTGGGATAAAGTGTTAAAAGAAATTTATCCTCATCAATCACCGCAAAATTTAAGCATTCACGGACCATGCATTGGAGTTAATTTAGCTGATGAAAATGACAGCCACTATCTGGCTCATTACAAAGACGTATTTGAATTTGCCGCCAAGTGGAATGCCAAATTTATTGTAGTGCATACCAATGAAGAATTTACGGGAGACAAAACGGTTGTCCGCCAGCGAGTACAGCATCGACTTCAAGAGCTTTTGCTATTGTCTAAGAATTATGAGATCCAAATACTCATTGAAAATGTTGGATTACAGCCAAAGGACACTCTATTATTTGATTGGAAAGAATACCTGGAACTACTTTTGATGTTACCAGAAGCAGGTGCATTGCTCGATGTAGGACACGCATACATTAATCAATGGGACTTACCGGATATCATTGCGCAATTAGGAAAGAGGCTAATCGCCTGCCATCTGCACGATAATCATGGAGTATCTGATGATCACCTGCCGATTGGTCAGGGGACGATTAACTGGAACGTATTATTTGCCGCCATTTGCTCGTCTGCTCCTAAAACTACTCTCGTCTTTGAATACGCCAATGTAGATATACAGACGGCCTTAGCTAGTATTCAAGTTACTGAGAACAGTTATCTTGTACAGGCAGCGGAGATCACGCAGGATTAA
- a CDS encoding PLP-dependent aminotransferase family protein, protein MAVTFAKRMKTLRASEIREILKITQREEVLSFAGGLPAPELFPVEELKEISIRILEQMGREALQYSTTEGYKPLREKIAERMNRKFKTSVTADNIVITCGSQQALDLSGKLFLDEGDLVLCESPTYLAAISALKAYGPRFIEVPTDDQGMIIEELEKIIAAQKSIKLIYVIPDFQNPTGKTWSLERRRDFMKLIQQCDIPVIEDNPYGELRFENEILPSLKSMDRSGNVIFTSTFSKTFCPGLRIGWVAADAEFIEKYVLVKQGTDLCTSIRSQMEISAYMDVFDFEAHIEKLVAVYRKRRDVMVEELRKTMPQGVRFTHPQGGLFLWVELPEHIKSIDLLHDCLKNNVAFVPGDSFFPNGGVENTFRLNYSNMSEEKIIEGIQRLSQAIKNVMI, encoded by the coding sequence ATGGCGGTTACTTTTGCAAAACGTATGAAAACATTGCGGGCGTCAGAAATCAGGGAAATACTAAAGATTACTCAGAGGGAAGAGGTATTATCTTTTGCAGGGGGATTACCGGCTCCGGAATTGTTTCCGGTGGAAGAATTAAAGGAGATATCCATAAGAATATTAGAACAAATGGGTAGAGAAGCCTTACAATATTCCACTACTGAAGGATATAAACCCTTGAGAGAGAAAATAGCAGAGCGAATGAACCGGAAATTTAAAACAAGTGTTACTGCTGATAACATAGTAATCACTTGTGGTTCACAGCAGGCGTTAGACCTTTCTGGAAAGCTCTTCCTGGATGAAGGAGATCTTGTACTGTGCGAAAGTCCAACCTATTTGGCGGCCATTAGCGCTCTTAAAGCTTATGGGCCGCGTTTTATAGAAGTTCCCACGGATGACCAGGGAATGATTATAGAAGAACTTGAAAAAATAATTGCAGCACAAAAAAGTATAAAACTGATTTATGTAATCCCTGATTTTCAAAATCCTACGGGAAAAACTTGGTCACTGGAGCGTAGACGTGATTTTATGAAGCTGATACAACAATGTGATATTCCAGTTATTGAAGATAATCCATATGGAGAATTACGTTTTGAAAATGAGATTCTTCCTTCATTAAAATCAATGGATAGGTCAGGAAATGTCATCTTTACAAGCACTTTTTCGAAAACCTTCTGTCCAGGTTTACGTATAGGATGGGTTGCTGCTGATGCTGAATTTATTGAAAAGTATGTATTAGTAAAACAGGGGACTGATTTATGTACATCCATAAGAAGCCAGATGGAGATCTCAGCCTACATGGATGTGTTTGACTTTGAAGCACATATAGAGAAGCTGGTTGCTGTATATCGAAAACGCCGAGATGTAATGGTGGAAGAGCTGAGGAAAACAATGCCCCAGGGAGTACGTTTTACTCATCCTCAGGGAGGTTTATTTCTATGGGTTGAGCTTCCTGAGCATATTAAGTCCATTGACTTACTTCATGACTGTCTGAAAAATAATGTAGCTTTTGTACCGGGGGATTCTTTTTTTCCTAATGGCGGCGTTGAAAATACATTTCGCTTAAACTACTCTAATATGTCAGAAGAAAAAATCATTGAAGGGATACAACGATTATCACAAGCGATAAAAAATGTAATGATATAA
- a CDS encoding AzlD domain-containing protein, translating to MRFEILMNILAMAVVTFATRFASIGLLGNVPAGLGRFLKHVPTAILTALIAPALFAPKGYIAITFSNHYLLAGIVTALVAYNRQPPIVTMGAGMTMILVLRMM from the coding sequence ATGCGATTTGAAATTCTCATGAATATCCTTGCTATGGCGGTAGTGACGTTTGCGACTCGTTTTGCCAGTATAGGGCTTTTGGGAAATGTACCTGCCGGACTTGGACGTTTCTTGAAGCATGTACCTACTGCGATACTTACTGCTTTGATTGCGCCAGCCCTTTTTGCACCAAAAGGTTATATCGCAATAACTTTTTCGAATCATTATCTGCTGGCAGGTATAGTAACAGCCTTGGTAGCTTATAATCGTCAACCTCCTATTGTGACTATGGGGGCAGGTATGACCATGATATTGGTATTGCGCATGATGTGA
- a CDS encoding AzlC family ABC transporter permease, whose amino-acid sequence MQEKDFRKGVSDTVPLIVGMIPFGLAYGILGKSIGLTSGETIAMSILVFAGSAQFICLPMLMEGAGLAMVSFTTLLINLRHLLMGASLAPYMSGLSTPFKALLSCGMTDETYAVTIQRAQAGCYTGAYQLGSNAICYLLWVMSTIGGVILGDYISDPLSWGLDFAMPATFLALLIPRLRDKASVVVCLVATVVSVGAVILIPGKWYIIIACLAAAMAGGLMGGKQDAI is encoded by the coding sequence ATGCAGGAAAAGGACTTTCGCAAGGGTGTAAGTGACACAGTACCTTTAATAGTTGGGATGATTCCTTTTGGTTTAGCATATGGTATTTTGGGAAAGTCCATTGGTTTAACTTCAGGAGAGACCATTGCAATGTCCATACTGGTTTTTGCTGGATCGGCCCAGTTTATCTGTCTGCCGATGCTTATGGAGGGGGCTGGCTTGGCAATGGTCAGCTTTACGACTTTACTAATCAATCTTCGTCATCTATTGATGGGTGCCTCCCTTGCTCCTTATATGAGTGGGCTATCCACGCCATTTAAGGCTCTTCTTTCCTGCGGAATGACGGATGAGACTTATGCTGTGACAATACAGCGTGCACAAGCTGGCTGTTATACAGGAGCCTATCAGTTGGGAAGCAATGCAATATGCTACCTCTTATGGGTGATGTCCACGATCGGTGGTGTTATTTTAGGAGATTACATAAGTGATCCACTTTCCTGGGGGTTGGATTTTGCTATGCCAGCTACCTTCTTAGCCTTGCTGATTCCTCGCTTACGTGACAAAGCTAGTGTAGTCGTATGCCTTGTTGCAACTGTGGTTAGCGTCGGGGCTGTTATTTTAATTCCTGGTAAATGGTATATCATTATTGCTTGCCTGGCTGCAGCTATGGCAGGTGGTCTTATGGGAGGGAAACAAGATGCGATTTGA